One window of Flavobacterium ammonificans genomic DNA carries:
- a CDS encoding DEAD/DEAH box helicase, whose amino-acid sequence MNKFEQLGLNESLLLAIKDLGFENPSEVQEKAIPVLLEQNTDLVALAQTGTGKTAAFGFPLIQKIDAEDRSTQALILSPTRELCLQITNEIKQYSKYVKGLHTVAVYGGASITEQAREIKRGAQIIVATPGRMQDMINRGLVNIKNINFCILDEADEMLNMGFYEDIVSILSDTPDEKNTWLFSATMPAEVARIAKKFMHDPAEVTVGSKNSGSATVSHEYYLVNARDRYEALKRLADANPDIFSVVFCRTKRDTQAVAEKLIEDGYSAAALHGDLSQAQRDGVMKSFRGRQIQMLVATDVAARGIDVDNITHVVNYQLPDEIETYNHRSGRTGRAGKLGTSIVIVTKSEIRKISSIERIIQQKFQEKTIPSGIEICEIQLLHLANKIKDTEVDHEIDNYLPAINEVLEGLSKEELIKKMVSVEFNRFINYYKKNRDLSSQSSGSDRRERDGAPRENNNGGATRYFVNIGSRDDFDWMQLKDFLKETLELGRDDVFKVDVKEGFSFFNTDAEHTDKVMEVLNGYDLNGRRINVEISKNDGGGRRDHNGRNSGGGFGGRSSAPRREGSFAPRREGGFRSDRNSAPREGGFRSERSGFAPRRGEGREGGVSERAPRRSESFGDSPRPRRPRRD is encoded by the coding sequence ATGAACAAATTTGAACAATTAGGTCTGAATGAGTCGCTACTGCTTGCGATCAAAGATCTAGGATTTGAGAATCCATCAGAAGTGCAAGAAAAAGCGATTCCAGTACTATTGGAACAAAACACAGACTTAGTAGCTTTAGCACAAACAGGAACAGGGAAAACAGCAGCTTTTGGTTTTCCACTTATTCAAAAAATTGATGCTGAAGATAGAAGTACACAAGCGTTAATTTTATCACCAACGCGTGAGCTATGCTTACAAATCACCAACGAGATTAAACAATACTCAAAATACGTAAAAGGTTTACATACAGTGGCAGTTTATGGTGGTGCAAGCATTACAGAACAAGCCCGAGAAATTAAACGTGGAGCACAAATTATTGTGGCAACTCCAGGTAGAATGCAAGACATGATCAACAGAGGTCTTGTCAACATTAAAAACATCAATTTCTGTATTCTTGACGAAGCAGATGAGATGTTGAACATGGGCTTTTATGAAGACATCGTATCGATTTTATCCGATACTCCAGACGAGAAAAACACTTGGTTATTCTCTGCAACAATGCCTGCTGAAGTAGCACGTATTGCTAAGAAATTTATGCACGATCCAGCTGAAGTAACTGTAGGTTCAAAAAACTCAGGTTCAGCTACTGTTTCTCACGAATACTATTTAGTAAATGCACGTGATCGTTACGAAGCATTGAAACGTTTAGCGGATGCTAATCCAGACATTTTTTCAGTAGTTTTTTGTAGAACAAAACGTGATACTCAAGCTGTTGCCGAAAAATTAATCGAAGATGGTTACAGCGCAGCTGCTTTGCACGGAGATTTATCTCAAGCGCAACGTGATGGTGTAATGAAATCATTTAGAGGACGTCAAATTCAAATGTTAGTTGCAACTGATGTTGCTGCTCGTGGAATTGACGTTGATAATATTACTCATGTAGTCAACTATCAATTACCTGATGAGATCGAAACCTACAACCACCGTTCAGGTCGTACTGGACGTGCAGGTAAATTAGGAACTTCTATCGTTATTGTAACTAAAAGTGAAATTCGTAAGATTTCTTCAATCGAAAGAATTATTCAACAAAAATTTCAAGAGAAAACAATACCTTCTGGAATTGAAATCTGCGAAATCCAATTGCTACACTTAGCTAATAAAATCAAAGATACTGAAGTAGATCACGAAATTGACAACTATCTTCCAGCTATCAACGAAGTGTTAGAAGGATTATCTAAAGAAGAATTAATCAAGAAAATGGTATCGGTTGAATTCAACCGTTTCATCAACTATTACAAGAAAAACAGAGACCTTTCTTCTCAATCTTCAGGTTCAGACCGAAGAGAAAGAGACGGAGCGCCAAGAGAAAACAACAATGGCGGAGCAACTCGTTATTTTGTAAACATTGGTTCAAGAGACGATTTCGATTGGATGCAATTGAAAGACTTCTTGAAAGAAACTTTAGAATTAGGGCGTGACGATGTATTTAAAGTAGATGTAAAAGAAGGTTTCTCTTTCTTTAACACTGATGCTGAACATACAGATAAAGTTATGGAAGTACTTAATGGATACGACTTAAACGGAAGACGAATCAACGTAGAAATTTCTAAAAATGATGGTGGCGGAAGACGTGATCATAATGGCAGAAATTCTGGTGGTGGATTTGGCGGAAGAAGTTCAGCTCCAAGAAGAGAAGGAAGCTTTGCACCAAGACGTGAAGGCGGATTTAGAAGCGACAGAAATTCAGCTCCTAGAGAAGGTGGTTTCAGAAGTGAAAGAAGTGGTTTTGCTCCAAGAAGAGGTGAAGGAAGAGAAGGTGGAGTTTCTGAAAGAGCGCCAAGACGTTCTGAAAGCTTTGGCGACTCACCTAGACCAAGAAGACCAAGAAGAGACTAA
- a CDS encoding carboxypeptidase-like regulatory domain-containing protein: MKYFVVFFFILLTTNLVAQEVEISEKVSGIVVNDNTNQPLSNVNIINLNKVRGTTTDGNGRFEINVHVNDTLHFTILGFQPLRVRVTNDWIKNKSTRIQLTEKAIALEEVIIRPFNLTGYLEVDSKLIPTKENFRYSISGLTQGYEAGEYSPNAFGRVMGSIFNPADMLYNFFGKKPKELKKLKEMKKDDTVRKLLESKYDRETVTALLGIDTKEISEILKRCNYSESFIQSANDLQILDAISGCYEEYKVLKKK; this comes from the coding sequence ATGAAATATTTTGTAGTTTTCTTTTTTATACTACTTACAACAAATCTAGTTGCTCAAGAAGTAGAAATTTCCGAAAAAGTATCAGGAATTGTTGTAAATGACAATACAAACCAGCCACTATCTAATGTTAATATTATTAACCTTAATAAAGTTAGGGGGACAACTACAGATGGAAATGGTCGTTTTGAAATAAATGTTCATGTAAATGATACTTTACATTTTACCATTTTGGGATTCCAACCCCTTCGAGTTAGAGTTACAAATGACTGGATCAAGAACAAAAGTACCCGAATTCAGTTGACTGAAAAAGCAATTGCTTTAGAAGAGGTTATCATAAGACCGTTCAACTTAACTGGTTATTTGGAAGTAGATTCTAAATTGATTCCAACCAAAGAAAATTTCCGTTATAGTATTTCGGGTTTAACCCAAGGCTATGAAGCGGGTGAATACTCTCCTAACGCTTTTGGACGCGTAATGGGATCTATTTTTAATCCCGCGGATATGTTATATAATTTCTTCGGTAAAAAGCCTAAAGAGCTCAAAAAACTGAAAGAAATGAAGAAAGATGATACTGTTCGAAAACTCTTAGAATCCAAATACGACAGAGAAACCGTTACTGCGCTATTGGGAATAGACACCAAAGAAATTAGCGAAATATTGAAACGTTGCAACTATTCCGAATCATTTATTCAATCAGCTAACGACTTACAAATTTTGGATGCTATAAGTGGTTGTTATGAGGAATATAAAGTTTTGAAAAAGAAATAA
- a CDS encoding aminoacyl-histidine dipeptidase, protein MSQEIRNLEPKVLWNQFANLNAVPRPSKKEERVIAFMKDFGNQLGLETFEDEIRNVIIRKPATPGMENRKPVVLQGHLDMVHQKNADTVFDFDTQGIDMYVDGDWVRARGTTLGADNGLGVAAIMAILESKDIPHPAIEALFTIDEETGMTGALNLKGGILQGQILLNLDTEEDDEIDIGCAGGIDVTATAEYDEEATPEGSVGYTITVKGLNGGHSGMDIHKGLGNANKIMNRLLFDGFDNFGLQIASIQGGSLRNAIPRESVAKVIIAEVYDEAFVFDMQQIVNEIKSELKSTEPNLEIVFEKMETVPVKVMPSIAQFYFVRAMYTALNGVYRMSADFDGLVETSNNIAKVVLGNGQLLVQCLTRSSVESAKMDLANGLRSAFELMGCEVEFSGSYPGWTPNAKSEILDVLTSIYEKQNNEKAKVVACHAGLECGILGANYPEMDMISFGPTIHGAHSPDERASISSSQKFWKFLVEILASIPLK, encoded by the coding sequence ATGAGCCAAGAAATACGCAATTTAGAACCTAAAGTACTTTGGAATCAGTTTGCCAATTTGAATGCCGTACCTCGACCTTCTAAGAAAGAAGAACGAGTTATTGCCTTTATGAAAGATTTTGGAAACCAATTGGGACTAGAAACTTTTGAAGACGAGATTCGCAATGTAATAATACGAAAGCCAGCAACACCTGGAATGGAAAACAGAAAACCAGTTGTGCTACAGGGGCATTTGGATATGGTACACCAAAAAAATGCAGATACGGTCTTTGATTTTGATACTCAAGGAATCGATATGTATGTAGATGGAGATTGGGTTCGTGCTCGTGGGACTACTTTAGGTGCAGATAATGGACTAGGAGTTGCTGCTATTATGGCAATTTTAGAAAGTAAAGACATACCACATCCAGCTATTGAAGCTTTATTTACTATCGACGAAGAAACTGGAATGACGGGCGCTTTGAACTTAAAAGGTGGAATTTTACAAGGACAAATCCTTTTAAATTTAGATACCGAAGAAGACGATGAAATTGATATTGGATGTGCGGGTGGAATTGATGTGACTGCGACTGCTGAATATGATGAAGAAGCAACTCCAGAAGGTTCTGTTGGATACACCATTACTGTTAAAGGCTTGAACGGAGGTCATTCAGGAATGGATATTCATAAAGGATTGGGGAATGCTAATAAAATTATGAATCGCTTGTTATTTGACGGCTTTGATAATTTCGGATTACAAATTGCTTCCATTCAAGGAGGAAGTTTACGCAATGCTATTCCGCGCGAGAGTGTGGCAAAAGTTATTATTGCTGAAGTATACGATGAAGCGTTTGTGTTTGATATGCAACAAATCGTAAACGAAATCAAATCGGAATTGAAAAGTACCGAGCCAAATTTAGAGATTGTTTTCGAAAAAATGGAAACAGTTCCAGTCAAAGTGATGCCATCTATAGCTCAGTTTTATTTTGTTCGTGCTATGTATACCGCTCTTAATGGTGTATACCGCATGAGTGCTGATTTTGATGGGTTAGTTGAAACTTCAAATAATATTGCAAAAGTTGTATTGGGTAACGGACAACTGTTAGTACAATGTTTAACACGTTCCTCAGTAGAATCGGCTAAAATGGATTTGGCAAATGGGTTGCGTTCAGCTTTCGAATTAATGGGTTGCGAAGTGGAATTTTCAGGTTCGTATCCAGGTTGGACTCCAAACGCTAAATCAGAAATTTTAGATGTTCTGACTTCTATTTATGAAAAACAGAATAATGAAAAAGCAAAAGTAGTGGCTTGTCATGCTGGTTTAGAGTGTGGTATTCTAGGCGCTAATTACCCTGAAATGGATATGATTTCTTTTGGACCTACGATTCACGGTGCACATTCGCCAGACGAAAGAGCAAGTATTTCTTCGTCTCAAAAATTTTGGAAATTTTTAGTGGAGATATTAGCTTCTATCCCTTTGAAATAG
- a CDS encoding DUF3810 domain-containing protein, whose protein sequence is MKRQKLLPFLLLIQIILIPFLGYFPDEVERFYSNGCYPFISKSLRILFGNIPFSVGDVLYFLLIVFGIQWVWTNRKSWKTDWKNNILKIVSCFSLIYFAFHLLWGFNYYRQPLFEKMKIERDYTDADLLVFTKKLIAKTNAVQFQLTQNKNTKIAFPYSQEKVFQMNTEGYKNVATQYSFFQYSVLSGKQSLFSLPLTYMGFGGYLNPFTNEAQVNYLLPMYHSPTTSCHEMAHQMGYASESECNFIGFMASVKNKDLYFKYSGYSFALRYCLANWQMRNKTVYKQLLQTVHPGILKNYEESDDFWKAYETPIETGFHLFYDTFLKWNQQKDGMEGYSKFVNLMVNYYKNKPL, encoded by the coding sequence GTGAAACGCCAAAAACTACTTCCATTTTTACTTTTGATACAAATCATACTGATTCCATTTCTAGGATATTTTCCAGATGAAGTGGAACGGTTTTATAGTAACGGTTGTTATCCTTTCATATCCAAATCATTGCGAATCCTCTTCGGAAATATTCCGTTTTCAGTTGGAGACGTTCTCTATTTTCTATTGATAGTATTCGGAATACAATGGGTTTGGACCAATCGAAAGTCTTGGAAGACCGATTGGAAAAATAATATACTAAAAATAGTAAGTTGTTTTTCCTTGATTTATTTTGCATTTCATTTGCTGTGGGGTTTTAATTATTACCGCCAACCTCTTTTTGAGAAAATGAAAATTGAACGGGACTATACTGATGCTGATTTATTGGTTTTTACCAAAAAATTAATTGCTAAAACGAATGCGGTTCAGTTTCAGTTAACACAAAACAAAAACACAAAAATCGCATTTCCCTATTCACAAGAAAAAGTGTTTCAAATGAATACAGAAGGATATAAAAATGTAGCTACTCAATATTCTTTTTTTCAGTATTCTGTATTAAGTGGGAAACAATCACTCTTTAGTTTACCACTTACTTATATGGGTTTTGGCGGCTATTTGAATCCGTTTACCAATGAAGCCCAAGTGAACTACTTACTACCGATGTACCACTCGCCTACTACAAGTTGTCACGAAATGGCACACCAAATGGGATATGCTAGCGAAAGTGAATGCAATTTCATTGGTTTTATGGCTTCGGTAAAAAACAAGGATTTGTATTTTAAATACTCCGGTTACAGCTTTGCTTTGCGGTATTGTCTAGCGAATTGGCAAATGCGAAATAAAACTGTTTACAAACAATTATTGCAAACCGTTCACCCAGGAATTTTGAAAAATTATGAAGAGAGTGATGACTTTTGGAAAGCCTATGAAACTCCTATCGAAACAGGATTCCATTTATTTTATGATACTTTCTTAAAATGGAATCAACAAAAAGACGGTATGGAAGGTTATAGTAAATTTGTCAACTTAATGGTCAATTATTACAAAAACAAGCCTCTTTAG
- a CDS encoding RNA polymerase sigma factor, producing MKSELEHSFVKQLQENQNIIHKICRLYTEDEDAHKDLFQEITIQLWKAYPKFRGDSKFSTWAYRVALNTAITLYRKTKRSINTVGYEGNSHFIPEVSYNYEEEEQLKLLYKAVYQLNDIEKALIFMYLEDKDYTEIAETLGITEVNARVKMNRIKGKLKKLLNP from the coding sequence ATGAAATCGGAATTAGAGCACTCTTTTGTCAAACAACTTCAAGAGAATCAGAATATAATCCACAAAATTTGTCGATTGTATACTGAGGATGAGGATGCGCATAAAGATTTGTTCCAAGAAATTACGATTCAGCTTTGGAAAGCTTATCCTAAGTTTAGAGGTGATAGTAAATTCTCTACTTGGGCGTATCGTGTTGCTTTGAATACTGCCATTACATTGTACCGAAAGACGAAGCGATCTATAAATACTGTAGGCTATGAAGGGAACTCCCACTTTATCCCTGAGGTTAGTTACAATTACGAAGAAGAAGAACAACTCAAATTATTATACAAAGCTGTCTATCAGCTAAATGACATAGAAAAGGCCCTCATTTTCATGTATTTGGAAGACAAAGATTACACAGAAATTGCCGAAACACTAGGAATTACTGAAGTGAATGCAAGAGTAAAAATGAACCGAATAAAAGGAAAATTAAAAAAACTATTAAATCCTTAA
- a CDS encoding lysophospholipid acyltransferase family protein, translated as MGLLKRNPFGHILFIKKWLIRILGCLTHRRYRGFNELQIEGSEIIKNLPESNVLFISNHQTYFADVVAMFHVFNASLSGRTDSIKNVGYLWQPKMNVYYVAAKETMRAGLLPRILAYVGAISVERTWRAKGVDVTEKRDVNPNDTENIKLALADGWVITFPQGTTKSFKPVRKGTAHIIKDHRPIVVPIVIDGFRRSFDKKGLRMKKKGILQSFIIKEPLEIDYENDSIEDIVEKVEYAIEQHPSFLKVIPAEELEEQEKLNALRKWDL; from the coding sequence ATGGGATTGTTAAAGAGAAATCCTTTTGGCCATATCCTATTTATCAAAAAATGGCTCATCCGAATTTTAGGATGTTTGACGCATAGACGATATAGAGGATTTAATGAATTGCAGATAGAAGGTTCTGAAATAATCAAGAATTTACCAGAATCTAATGTTTTATTTATTTCGAATCATCAAACCTATTTTGCAGATGTTGTAGCTATGTTTCATGTTTTCAATGCTAGTTTGAGCGGACGAACAGATTCCATTAAAAATGTGGGTTATTTGTGGCAGCCTAAGATGAATGTGTATTATGTTGCTGCCAAGGAAACCATGCGCGCTGGATTATTACCTAGAATATTAGCTTATGTTGGAGCTATTTCAGTTGAACGAACTTGGCGTGCTAAAGGAGTGGATGTTACAGAAAAAAGAGATGTAAATCCTAATGATACTGAAAATATTAAATTAGCTCTAGCTGATGGCTGGGTTATCACCTTTCCCCAAGGAACAACAAAATCGTTTAAACCAGTTAGAAAAGGAACGGCTCATATAATAAAAGATCATAGACCTATTGTAGTTCCAATTGTAATTGATGGATTTAGACGTTCTTTTGATAAAAAAGGACTTCGAATGAAAAAGAAAGGAATTTTGCAATCATTTATCATCAAAGAGCCTTTAGAAATAGATTATGAAAATGATAGTATAGAAGATATTGTTGAAAAAGTAGAGTATGCAATTGAACAACATCCCTCTTTTTTAAAGGTAATTCCTGCTGAAGAATTGGAAGAACAAGAAAAATTAAATGCTTTGCGAAAATGGGATTTATAA
- a CDS encoding NUDIX hydrolase, translated as MNFQDFLQFVPQFISAELPAIDAHVKMAPLERIMSKPNYKDSLPRTAAVLMLCYPKQEETHIVLIVRNEYEGVHSAQIAFPGGKFEEEDTDFSNTALRETFEEVGVHPDQLEIIKSFTEVYIPPSNFVVHPFFGLCRDEIRFIPDPSEVAQIIELPISTLLNDSIVVETEIPTSETTSIVLPAFKIENHIVWGATAMMLSELKEVLKVTLEAKL; from the coding sequence ATGAATTTCCAAGATTTTTTACAATTTGTTCCTCAATTCATTTCTGCTGAATTACCGGCAATAGATGCGCATGTAAAAATGGCTCCTTTGGAACGAATTATGTCAAAACCCAATTATAAAGATTCTTTACCAAGAACCGCTGCAGTTTTAATGTTGTGTTATCCCAAACAAGAAGAAACCCATATTGTATTGATTGTTCGAAATGAATATGAAGGAGTGCATTCAGCTCAAATTGCTTTTCCAGGAGGAAAGTTTGAAGAAGAAGATACAGACTTTTCGAATACAGCTTTACGAGAAACTTTTGAAGAGGTAGGGGTCCATCCTGATCAATTGGAAATTATTAAGTCATTCACAGAAGTATATATTCCGCCAAGTAATTTTGTAGTTCATCCTTTTTTCGGACTCTGTCGAGATGAAATTCGTTTTATTCCAGATCCCTCAGAGGTCGCTCAAATAATTGAACTTCCAATTTCTACTTTATTAAATGATTCCATAGTTGTAGAAACTGAGATACCCACTTCGGAAACAACTTCGATAGTATTGCCTGCTTTTAAAATTGAAAATCACATTGTATGGGGAGCTACTGCTATGATGTTGAGCGAGTTAAAAGAGGTGTTGAAAGTAACTTTAGAAGCTAAGTTGTAG
- a CDS encoding DUF4268 domain-containing protein: MYSKEEAQRLKREFWIAFAEKYPRKWLLYDTKIKDFSFKFFVDNKKAQVLIDIESRNDQKRIAYFEKLEALRTILEEEFVKDLVFEKNFFLENGKTISRIWIEKTDVSVSNRNYWDIIFDFFNDKMAALELFYAEYDEFIKDIDLD; the protein is encoded by the coding sequence ATGTATAGTAAGGAAGAAGCACAACGATTGAAGCGTGAATTTTGGATTGCTTTCGCAGAAAAATACCCTCGAAAATGGCTGTTATACGATACCAAAATAAAAGATTTTTCCTTTAAATTTTTTGTCGATAATAAAAAGGCGCAAGTACTTATTGATATCGAATCGCGTAACGACCAAAAAAGAATTGCCTATTTTGAGAAATTAGAAGCTCTTAGAACTATTTTAGAAGAAGAATTTGTAAAGGATTTGGTTTTCGAAAAAAATTTCTTTTTAGAAAACGGAAAAACCATTAGCCGAATTTGGATTGAAAAAACGGATGTAAGTGTTAGTAATCGTAATTATTGGGATATCATTTTTGATTTTTTCAATGATAAAATGGCGGCATTAGAATTATTTTATGCCGAATACGATGAGTTCATTAAAGATATTGATTTGGACTAA
- a CDS encoding NAD(P)H-dependent flavin oxidoreductase → MNSITSLFNIKYPIIQGGMIWNSGYKLASAVSNAGGLGLIGAGSMYPEVLREHIRKCQKATSKPFGVNVPMLYPNVEEILKIIVEEGVKIVFTSAGNPKTWTPYLKENGLTVVHVVSSSVFALKAQEAGVDAIVAEGFEAGGHNGREETTTLTLIPMVKEKIKIPLIAAGGIATGRGMLAAMVLGADGVQMGSRFAASIESSAHTDFKESIVSSKEGDTQLTLKELAPVRLIKNKFYHDVQDLYAKGATQEDLIQLLGRARAKRGMFEGDLEEGELEIGQIAGLINEILPVSQIFNNLLSEFYLAQKESAQLLFNS, encoded by the coding sequence ATGAATAGTATCACCTCACTTTTTAATATCAAATATCCAATTATTCAAGGAGGAATGATTTGGAATAGTGGCTATAAATTAGCTTCTGCAGTCAGTAATGCTGGTGGTTTAGGTTTGATTGGTGCTGGATCTATGTATCCAGAAGTTTTGAGAGAACACATTCGAAAATGTCAAAAAGCGACTTCCAAACCTTTTGGAGTGAATGTGCCAATGTTATACCCAAATGTGGAAGAAATCTTAAAAATAATTGTTGAAGAAGGCGTAAAAATTGTTTTTACTTCGGCCGGAAATCCAAAAACTTGGACTCCGTATTTGAAAGAAAATGGACTGACAGTTGTACATGTTGTTAGCAGTTCCGTTTTTGCCTTAAAGGCGCAAGAAGCTGGCGTTGACGCTATAGTAGCTGAAGGCTTTGAAGCTGGAGGTCATAATGGGCGAGAAGAAACTACTACGCTCACATTAATTCCAATGGTGAAGGAAAAAATTAAAATTCCATTAATTGCAGCAGGAGGAATAGCTACCGGAAGGGGAATGTTAGCCGCAATGGTTTTAGGTGCTGACGGGGTTCAAATGGGAAGCCGTTTTGCTGCTTCTATCGAATCTTCAGCGCATACTGATTTTAAAGAATCTATTGTCAGTTCAAAAGAAGGTGATACCCAATTAACATTAAAAGAATTGGCTCCTGTTCGTTTGATTAAAAATAAATTTTACCACGACGTTCAAGACTTATATGCAAAAGGAGCTACTCAAGAAGATTTAATTCAATTATTAGGTCGCGCAAGAGCAAAAAGAGGTATGTTTGAAGGAGATTTAGAGGAAGGAGAATTGGAAATTGGTCAAATAGCAGGGTTAATCAATGAAATTTTACCAGTAAGCCAAATTTTTAACAACTTACTTTCAGAATTTTATTTGGCACAAAAAGAGAGTGCTCAATTGCTTTTCAATTCTTAA
- the mnmA gene encoding tRNA 2-thiouridine(34) synthase MnmA encodes MKKRVVVGLSGGVDSSVAAYLLQQQGYEVIGLFMKNWHDDSVTISNDCPWLEDSNDALLVAEKLGIPFQTVDLSEQYKEKIVDYMFNEYEKGRTPNPDVLCNREIKFDVFMKIALSLDADYVATGHYCQKGEIEVDGKTIFQLKAGADNNKDQSYFLCQLSQEQLAKALFPIGNLTKPEVREIAAQMDLITAEKKDSQGLCFIGKVRLPEFLQQKLQPKEGVIIQIDKNHPVYNSTQPEGLSLEERLAFESNKIQYSPDMGKVVGKHQGAHYFTTGQRKGLNVGGTTDPLFIIATDVITNTIYTGLTSHHPGLFKKALFISNSELHWVRTDLALAKGESMEVMARIRYRQPLQKATLYQFETGMYVAFEEPQSAITEGQFVAWHLGDELMGSGVIS; translated from the coding sequence GTGAAGAAACGAGTAGTTGTTGGACTTTCAGGAGGTGTTGATTCAAGTGTAGCTGCGTATTTATTACAGCAACAAGGCTATGAAGTCATAGGTCTGTTTATGAAAAACTGGCACGACGATTCAGTTACCATTTCTAATGATTGCCCTTGGTTAGAAGACAGCAACGATGCATTATTAGTAGCTGAAAAATTAGGAATTCCTTTCCAAACGGTAGATTTAAGCGAACAATACAAAGAAAAAATCGTGGACTATATGTTCAACGAATACGAAAAAGGACGAACTCCAAATCCCGATGTATTGTGCAATCGCGAAATCAAGTTTGATGTTTTTATGAAAATTGCCTTAAGTCTTGATGCGGATTATGTAGCAACGGGACATTATTGTCAAAAAGGCGAAATTGAAGTGGATGGAAAAACAATATTTCAACTAAAAGCTGGGGCGGACAATAATAAAGATCAATCCTATTTTTTATGTCAATTATCACAAGAGCAATTGGCAAAAGCCTTATTTCCAATCGGGAATTTAACCAAGCCAGAAGTGCGTGAAATTGCCGCACAAATGGATTTAATCACTGCCGAGAAGAAAGATTCGCAAGGGTTGTGTTTTATTGGTAAAGTACGTTTGCCTGAATTTTTACAACAAAAATTACAGCCTAAAGAAGGTGTAATTATACAGATTGATAAAAATCATCCAGTCTATAATTCTACTCAACCTGAAGGACTTTCATTAGAAGAGCGTTTGGCTTTTGAATCCAATAAAATTCAATATTCCCCAGATATGGGTAAAGTTGTTGGGAAACATCAAGGTGCTCATTATTTCACTACAGGTCAACGCAAAGGACTAAATGTTGGTGGAACAACAGATCCATTATTCATTATCGCAACTGATGTTATAACAAATACAATTTATACTGGATTGACTAGTCATCATCCTGGATTGTTTAAAAAAGCGTTGTTTATTTCTAATTCAGAATTGCATTGGGTTCGTACCGATTTGGCTTTAGCCAAGGGCGAATCGATGGAAGTTATGGCACGTATTCGTTACCGACAACCTTTACAAAAAGCAACTTTATACCAATTTGAAACCGGAATGTATGTAGCCTTTGAAGAACCACAATCAGCAATAACGGAAGGTCAATTTGTAGCTTGGCATTTAGGTGATGAGTTGATGGGTTCAGGAGTAATTTCATAA
- a CDS encoding toxin-antitoxin system YwqK family antitoxin: MKNRFKKSIQWVLFLMSFGCIQAQEVFNKVDAKGLKQGIWKGVYEESKRPRYQGTFENGKEVGLFQFFDDTQKGTVIATREFNPKDNSAYTIFYDQNKNKVSEGKVVNKLFEGEWIYYHYASTAVMTKENYKNGKLEGVRTVYFPNGKMAEQINYVNNLKQGAYKKFTESGIVLEESSFSKNEYDGVAIFRDVNGVVISKGAFSKGVKVGIWEVLEDGKLVKKKSTDLSPKTKSTLPK; this comes from the coding sequence ATGAAAAACAGGTTTAAAAAATCTATTCAATGGGTTTTGTTTTTGATGAGTTTTGGATGTATTCAAGCTCAAGAAGTCTTTAATAAAGTTGATGCTAAAGGATTAAAACAGGGAATTTGGAAAGGGGTTTATGAAGAGTCAAAAAGACCACGATACCAAGGAACTTTTGAAAACGGTAAAGAAGTGGGACTATTCCAATTTTTTGATGACACCCAAAAAGGAACTGTTATTGCAACGCGTGAATTTAATCCAAAAGATAATTCAGCGTACACTATTTTTTATGACCAAAATAAAAATAAGGTAAGTGAAGGTAAAGTAGTGAATAAACTTTTTGAAGGGGAATGGATTTACTATCACTACGCATCAACTGCTGTAATGACAAAAGAGAATTATAAAAACGGCAAGTTAGAAGGAGTGCGAACCGTTTATTTCCCTAACGGGAAAATGGCAGAACAAATTAATTATGTCAACAATTTGAAGCAAGGCGCCTATAAAAAGTTTACTGAAAGCGGAATTGTTCTTGAAGAATCATCCTTTTCTAAAAATGAATATGATGGAGTAGCTATTTTTAGAGATGTCAATGGAGTTGTTATTTCCAAAGGTGCATTTTCAAAAGGAGTAAAAGTTGGAATTTGGGAAGTACTAGAAGATGGTAAATTAGTAAAGAAAAAGAGTACTGATTTATCTCCAAAAACCAAAAGTACGTTACCTAAATAA